A single window of Cryptococcus neoformans var. neoformans JEC21 chromosome 3 sequence DNA harbors:
- a CDS encoding ribosome biogenesis-related protein, putative, translating into MGEFEDRWEDEIESEEEVVEHDADGEADDDFTPAQEDAEPPAAPTQTYLPGTAIAEDEQLVPDNSVYLALHSLSYAWPCLSFDVLRDSLGTDRATYPHTSWIVTGTQAGEVPGEGKAKDEVVIMRLGNLSKTQHDDDDDSDDGKDDDDDEADDEDATLDFLTIPHVGSVNRVRAAPAPVGGAVPDPYHVATFSETGKVHIFDVRPYIDTLAGPSRPRQKLPVHTISNHGRAEGFAVEWGATGLLTGDIDRKIYLTTLTPSGFTTSPNPYLSHTSSVEDLQWSPTEPTVFASASADRTVRVWDVRAKGRRSVVSVEAHSEDVNVISWNKTVDYLLVSGGDEGGLKVWDLRMFKDTPSPVAQFQWHTAPITSVEWHPTDSSVFAASGSDDQLTLWDLSVEPDEDEAPIGPADGNITAVPPQLLFVHQGQKDVKELHWHPQIPGMVISTASDSFNVFKTISC; encoded by the exons ATGGGCGAGTTTGAGGACAGATGGGAAGACGAGAtcgagagcgaagaggaggtcGTCGAGCACGATGCGGACGGCGAAGCAGATG ACGACTTTACGCCCGCCCAGGAAGACGCCGAGCCCCCTGCCGCGCCCACCCAGACGTACCTCCCCGGCACAGCCATCGCCGAAGACGAGCAGCTCGTGCCCGACAACTCTGTCTACCTCGCCCTCCATTCGCTCTCCTATGCGTGGCCCTGCCTGTCGTTCGACGTCCTGCGCGATAGCCTCGGCACAGACCGCGCGACGTACCCGCACACCTCGTGGATCGTCACCGGCACGCAGGCCGGCGAAGTCCCCGGCGAGGGCAAGGCCAAGGACGAGGTCGTCATCATGCGCCTCGGCAACCTGTCCAAGACCCAgcacgacgacgacgatgattcCGACGACGGGaaagacgacgacgacgacgaggcggacgacgaagatgcCACCCTGGACTTTCTGACCATCCCGCACGTCGGTTCGGTCAACCGTGTGCGTGCGGCCCCGGCTCCCGTAGGCGGCGCCGTGCCCGACCCGTACCACGTCGCCACCTTTTCCGAGACCGGCAAGGTCCATATCTTTGACGTCCGCCCTTATATCGACACCCTCGCCGGTCCCTCGCGCCCCCGTCAAAAGCTGCCAGTGcacaccatctccaaccacGGCCGCGCAGAAGGTTTTGCCGTCGAGTGGGGAGCTACCGGCCTGCTGACGGGCGATATCGACCGCAAAATCTACTTGACTACCCTCACACCCTCCGGCTTCACCACTTCCCCCAACCCTTACCTCAGCCACACCTCCAGCGTCGAGGATCTTCAATGGAGTCCTACTGAACCTACCGTCTTTGCCTCGGCTTCTGCAGACAGGACCGTCAGGGTCTGGGACGTGCGTgcaaagggaagaaggagtgtCGTCAGCGTCGAGGCGCACAGCGAGGACGTCAATGTCATCAGCTGGAATAAAACAGTCGACTACCTCTTGGTTTCTGGCGGTGATGAGGGTGGATTGAAAGTTTGGGATTTGAGAATGTTCAAAGA CACACCATCCCCCGTCGCTCAGTTCCAGTGGCATACCGCACCCATCACATCCGTCGAATGGCACCCGACCGACTCTTCCGTCTTTGCCGCCTCTGGCTCCGACGACCAACTCACCCTGTGGGACTTGTCCGTCGAGCccgacgaggacgaggcgCCAATCGGCCCCGCAGACGGGAACATCACCGCCGTCCCACCCCAATTGCTGTTCGTCCACCAGGGACAAAAGGATGTCAAGGAGTTGCACTGGCACCCCCAGATCCCGGGCATGGTTATCAGCACGGCGTCCGATTCGTTTAATGTCTTCAAGACTATTTCTTGCTag
- a CDS encoding lipase, putative codes for MYIPGPLRLSSYLLPFLSSPSPPAQSSPDTRTISFKPVHAHGHAFVDNASTPTLLFLDQSPSASLYAHDYPIGAFGDDYVLPRLTSDVLEIRTRKKLIRRPKVRPPRIISWAQSYRAQALHFNGINNNNDNSNKSISLPESWLAPDLANPSDEWSDVEVTVPDLTDRQTVITLAKMSSNAYVTPGGAGWYTLNDWNASMPFGWEPDADGLRGHVFADEKNETVIISIKGTSAGVLGSGGPTAKNDKFNDNLLFSCCCARVDFSWTPVCDCYAGGYKCGQTCLEDALVSESVYATVGTNLYNNITYMYPNATIWLTGHSLGGAVSSLIGLSFGAPAVTYESPGELLPASRLHLPLPPGMPANLSGITHVYHTADPIAMGVCNGPYSSCYAAGFAMESKCHTGETILYDTVRVKGWSVDVRTHRIEEVIDKVLADPWPEEGEGKSGVWEKAVEGWYRAADRVRAALDESVVRDDVNVWWGWGRRGPKRQPGGEDPGWRKHGGVPKPVSEEDCVDCYKWEFGEWN; via the exons ATGTACATCCCAGGCCCTCTCCGACTATCCTCATACCTCCTAccattcctctcctctccttctccccctgCACAATCATCCCCCGACACCCGCACCATCTCGTTCAAGCCAGTCCATGCCCACGGCCACGCCTTTGTTGATAACGCCTCCACGCCgacccttcttttccttgaccaATCACCCAGCGCGTCCTTATATGCGCATGACTATCCAATAGGGGCGTTTGGGGACGACTACGTGCTGCCTCGCTTGACGAGCGATGTTTTAGAGATAcggacgaggaagaaactCATTCGCCGCCCCAAAGTACGGCCACCGCGCATAATCTCTTGGGCACAGTCTTATCGCGCCCAAGCACTCCATTTCAACGGgatcaacaacaacaacgacaacagcaacaagtCGATATCATTACCCGAATCCTGGCTGGCTCCAGATCTTGCAAATCCTTCCGATGAATGGTCAGATGTCGAAGTGACCGTGCCAGACTTGACCGATCGGCAGACGGTGATTACTCTTGCGAAAATGTCGAGCAACGCGTATGTCACCCCTGGCGGGGCTGGTTGGTATACGCTTAATGATTGGAATGCATCGATGCCCTTTGGCTGGGAGCCAGATGCCGATGGGTTAAGGGGTCATGTT TTTGCAGATGAGAAGAACGAGACGGTCATTATATCTATCAAGGGCACTTCTGCAGGAGTTTTGGGATCTGGTGGACCGACTGCGAAGAATGATAAATTCAAC GACAATCTTTTATTCTCGTGCTGTTGTGCGCGCGTAGACTTTTCATGGACCCCGGTTTGCGATTGTTATGCTGGTGGCTATAAATGCGGTCAGACGTGCTTGGAAGACGCTCTTGTATCTGAAAGTGTGTATGCGACCGTCGGCACG AATCTTTACAATAACATCACGTACATGTACCCGAACGCCACTATCTGGCTGACCGGCCATTCGCTTGGCGGCGCCGTGTCATCCCTGATCGGTCTCTCCTTTGGCGCCCCGGCTGTGACGTACGAATCGCCGGGCGAGCTTCTCCCTGCATCCCGTCTGCACCTGCCGCTGCCGCCCGGTATGCCCGCCAACCTGTCGGGTATCACCCACGTGTACCACACTGCGGACCCTATCGCGATGGGCGTATGTAATGGCCCGTATAGCAGCTGCTACGCCGCCGGCTTTGCGATGGAGAGTAAATGCCATACGGGCGAGACGATCTTGTATGATACGGTGAGGGTCAAGGGGTGGAGTGTGGATGTGAGGACGCATAGGATCGAAGAGGTCATTGACAAGGTGTTGGCGGATCCGTGGCcggaggagggtgagggtAAGAGTGGTGTATGGGAAAAGGCGGTGGAGGGATGGTATAGAGCGGCCGATAGAGTGAGGGCCGCGTTGGACGAGTCAGTGGTGAGGGATGATGTGAACGTTTGGTGGGGGtggggaagacgagggCCGAAGAGACAGCCTGGGGGAGAAGATCCAGGATGGAGAAAGCATGGAGGTGTGCCGAAACCTGTctctgaagaagattgtgTGGATTGTTACAAGTGGGAGTTTGGGGAGTGGAACTAG
- a CDS encoding Rossman fold oxidoreductase, putative, with protein MSVAVIQGASGGLGQALTRYILRHTGLTVYALTHQASSQGVRESLLSEVWDKGKHDSERLTVVSNVDVREEEGLRRGAEMIRSREGSGSVRVVVCLAGILKAEKSLSAINLHDALSSFQINALGQLITYKHIVPLIPTKNELSILKAKWNSEEEGHDPAKGMVNGDHSICCSLSARVGSIKDNEKGGWYSYRSSKAAVNQIIRTLDHELYNRSSSAIAYAYHPGTVLTSFTSPIIGSPKPHLSQGLLTVDQAIDRLVNIMSQVKRGVQGSQNGVDWGGRCWDWKGDVVEW; from the exons ATGTCCGTCGCTGTCATTCAAGGAGCATCCGGTGGCCTCGGTCAGGCGCTGACCCGCTACATTTTACGCCACACCGGCCTTACTGTATACGCACTCACTCATCAAGCTTCATCCCAAGGGGTCAGAGAATCCTTGTTGTCTGAAGTATGGGACAAGGGAAAGCATGATAGTGAGAGGCTTACTGTCGTTTCCAATGTGGAcgtgagagaagaagagggactaagaagaggagcagaaATGATTAGGTCaagggaaggaagcggGAGTGTTAGAGTTGTTGTCTGCCTCGCAGGTATT CTGAAGGCGGAAAAATCACTATCTGCAATCAATCTTCATGACGCTCTTTCGTCCTTCCAAATCAACGCTTTAGGGCAGCTAATTACTTACAAGCACATCGTACCCCTGATACCGACCAAGAATGAGCTATCGATTCTCAAAGCAAAATGGAAttctgaagaggaaggacaTGATCCGGCGAAAGGCATGGTAAACGGCGATCATTCAATATGTTGCTCGTTGAGCGCTCGAGTAGGAAGCATTAAGGATAATGAGAAAGGGGGATGGTACTCATACCGATC TTCTAAAGCAGCTGTGAACCAGATCATTCGTACTCTTGATCATGAG TTATACAATAGATCATCTTCCGCAATTGCATATGCCTATCATCCTGGCACGGTCTTGACCTCTTTCACATCTCCCATCATTGGCTCTCCTAAGCCCCATCTTTCGCAGGGTCTGCTTACAGTTGACCAAGCAATCGACCGTCTGGTGAACATCATGAGTCAAGTTAAGAGGGGAGTACAAGGGAGCCAGAACGGAGTTGATTGgggtggaagatgttgggATTGGAAAGGGGATGTGGTCGAATGGTAG
- a CDS encoding cystathionine gamma-synthase, putative: MPTSTSNLPAPIPLGCSVPALTAHAISVSLPTWEDNIGYEEGHKRVVDKMETGYPRFFIHRSIQKLAALCLSKFGQPNELCILLPAPRVAAAGRDFLAAQDPPIPSRTVEFVICPSSKSLTDLSSAKSLGIDCIELQILLFDKDKWPYGKAFWQHTGDGVSSRMAERALSFLGETPAGVQPRAPSPPTLERPASKAPSSRNRHYSKRTGSVPPTPTTPSESPNSMPQSSTILEKPPVDPITDENLTSDLTTYLEERYGRNLPLFNAPLAKQALKRRIAGGLLPSDEDYGKIEDVARGAGSGKKAVTEENVYLYPCGMSAIWHAHDISRIARKLQGEAEGISVCYGFPYTDTLKILNKWGPGCHFLGTGGSEDINALEKILVEAKENPNEPPILALFCEFPSNPLLRSPDLVRIRELADKYSFFIIVDETIGNFINVEVVTFADIVVSSLTKIFSGDANVMGGSLILNPNGPHYDTLKAAQSSVYEDYYYPEDAVYMERNSRDYRARIKKVNDNAYDMCDFLHKRSLDDESTPAEGKVLKKVYYPRYITPETYAQAQRHPTLGKGGYGGLFSLTFTSLAASKAFYDAIGCAKGPSLGTSFTLASPYTILAHYLELDWAAGYGVEKGLVRISVGQEDQSVLKTWFETALAASEAAGRAEKEGRKE; encoded by the exons ATGCCCACATCAACGAGTAACCTTCCAGCGCCTATCCCTCTTGGTTGTTCCGTTCCCGCTCTTACGGCTCATGCCATCTCTGTGTCTCTCCCCACTTGGGAGGACAACATCGGATACGAAGAAGGCCACAAACGCGTAGTCGACAAAATGGAGACTGGTTACCCTCGGTTCTTTATTCACCGTAGCATTCAAAAG CTCGCTGCCCTATGTCTCTCCAAATTCGGTCAGCCTAACGAACTTTGTATTCTCTTGCCCGCGCCTCGTGTCGCTGCTGCAGGCCGCGATTTCCTCGCAGCTCAAGATCCTCCTATCCCTTCTCGAACGGTTGAGTTCGTTATCTGTCCTTCCAGTAAATCGCTCACCGATCTATCCTCCGCCAAATCCCTCGGTATCGACTGTATCGAGCTCCAGATCCTTTTGTTTGATAAGGACAAATGGCCTTATGGTAAAGCATTCTGGCAGCACACCGGTGATGGTGTTTCGTCACGTATGGCTGAGAGGgccctctctttcctcggTGAGACACCAGCTGGTGTCCAGCCCAGAgcgccttctcctccaaccTTAGAAAGGCCCGCGAGCAAGGCTCCCAGTTCAAGGAACAGACATTACTCTAAGAGGACCGGTTCGGTACCTCCTACCCCGACCACACCTAGCGAATCCCCCAACAGCATGCCTCAATCCTCTACGATCCTCGAGAAGCCTCCAGTCGACCCTATCACTGACGAAAACCTCACTTCTGATTTGACGACTTACCTCGAAGAACGATACGGGCGCAACCTCCCTTTATTCAACGCTCCCCTTGCCAAGCAAGCTCTCAAGCGGCGAATTGCTGGAGGATTGTTGCCTAGTGATGAGGACTATGGCAAAATCGAGGATGTTGCTCGAGGTGCCGGTTCGGGAAAGAAGGCCGTGACTGAGGAAAATGTGTATCTTTACCCCTGTGGAATGAGCGCCATTTGGCACGCGCACGACATTTCGAGGATTGCGCGAAAGCTTCAGGGCGAGGCTGAAGGGATAAGTGTCTGCTACGG TTTCCCGTACACTGACACTTTGAAAATTCTTAATAAATGGGGACCTGGTTGCCATTTCCTTGGTACTGGCGGATCCGAAGACATCAATGCCCTTGAGAAAATCCTCGTGGAGGCCAAAGAAAATCCCAATGAACCCCCTATTCTTGCTTTATTCTGTGAATTCCCATCTAATCCCTTGCTCCGAAGTCCAGATCTTGTTCGCATCAGAGAACTTGCGGACAAATATagtttcttcatcatcgttgaTGAAACTATTGGTAACTTCATTAACGTCGAAGTCGTGACCTTTGCGGATATTGTGGTCAGCAGTTTAACCAAGATTTTCAGTGGTGATGCCAATGTgatgggaggaag CCTTATCCTTAACCCTAATGGCCCTCATTACGACACACTCAAGGCTGCTCAATCTTCGGTATACGAAGATTATTATTATCCTGAAGATGCGGTTTATATGGAGCGCAACTCCCGCGACTATCGCGCTCGTATCAAGAAAGTTAACGACAACGCATACGACATGTGCGATTTCCTGCACAAACGGTCCCTGGACGATGAGTCTACTCCTGCTGAAGGCAAAGTGTTAAAGAAGGTATACTATCCACGGTACATCACACCTGAGACTTatgctcaagctcaacgACACCCCACGCTCGGCAAAGGGGGGTATGGTGGTCTTTTCTCCTTAACATTTACCTCGCTCGCTGCGTCAAAAGCGTTTTACGATGCTATCGGATGTGCAAAGGGCCCATCATTGGGGACGAGCTTCACCCTTGCTTCGCCATATACCATCTTGGCTCATTACCTTGAATTGGACTGGGCGGCTGGTTACGGTGTGGAGAAGGGATTGGTCAGGATCAGTGTGGGACAGGAAGATCAATCAGTGTTGAAGACGTGGTTTGAAACAGCATTGGCGGCAAGTGAGGCAGCAGGTAGggcagaaaaggaagggcgAAAGGAATAG
- a CDS encoding DigA protein, putative, producing MSMLDDFVEHTSGPSAASYAVSGIYQGSNNVGYGGSGIQAVGYEGFEEGDEEQPGEDAVMVRALETGFIPSARSQALSPLFSLSLVQYSPPSSVLCLTSVNNVLFLAIAPLALVIIDLEKPEELVTIDLPKPTPEKGSQRTKESPVVSQLFADPTARHLLISTSSGDTFYLPISPGNAAIQSRRPRPLRLRQSITAAGWSPISGVTVDANGEGTGQGKGDAVTPPSTDVLLGTTNGQILSLLLPPQDDIFKSVSIGMSKPVERDLQTVYTLPDQQPVAGIGFGFWPANGSSSDRHHKGGKKGAGKRAWVVITTKERLYEVQGNVSTTTAGGKTGGWAEELFKPIRNSTPKFQELPGDIVNPSLVFYTPSTPAQSSSTLPAPSAIAWLTAPGLYTSSLSSAPSNDILLRPSLIPYPIFDDSALHDFAPRPAPSSPSLPAIPIAVAVTQWHWLLLYSDRVAGVSRENEKVVWEEKLPLSVDEKAIGMSADPVSRTFWIYTNKSILEILVRNEDRDIWRAKLEKGEYTEALNFAKTLSQKDVILSKQGDYLFEQGRYIQSAQCYSQTNRSFEYVTLRFIDADERDALRIYLSERLNRLDKKQRTQRMMLATWLIEIFLNKWNALEDLLAIDSANTDMDSLNIERQITEEDLKEFMNTYQNDLESKVVYELIQSHGRTDLYLFYATLIKDHGKVIEHWITEEQWLKAIEALSRQNTIELYYRFASILMRHAPKETVDSWIRQPALSPRRLIPAILQQHRRSEPMSSNHAVRYLSHVIHHQSCTDTTIYNLLLTFYATDPDPDDGPLIRFLSSCPDDPETERPYYDLDYALRTCKQHGRIQPCVLIYSKLGLYESSVDLALDKGDLELAKENADKPEDDDVLRKKLWLKIAKYVVQEQKDIKSAMQFLGSTNLLKIEDILPFFPDFVVIDDFKIEICSALEEYSARIDALKAEMDEAITSSESIKRDISNLAKRFVTVEQSDKCWKCGLELVSRQFYVFPCQHQFHGDCLISMAMEYLPSPSLRRILRLQNELVSRSGPSFGRHLLSSNFTPSGSGSSTPGRGKEHPFRQAPASSNVATDLLLGGVTGRNKLIAAGDKLRELIIPDALAQAVSMVSVGVGVGGTGEAKKGGKREKPDDSRAEEFRNELDALVASNCPLCEGAVMSLDKPFIALSEDTADWEV from the exons ATGTCCATGCTTGATGACT TTGTGGAACATACATCTGGTCCTTCAGCTGCGTCCTATGCCGTTTCAGGTATCTACCAAGGATCCAACAATGTAGGATATGGAGGCTCAGGAATCCAGGCAGTCGGTTATGAGggttttgaagaaggcgacGAAGAGCAACCGGGCGAGGATGCTGTTATGGTCAGAGCT TTGGAGACCGGGTTCATCCCATCAGCTCGTTCACAAGCACTATCTCCACTCTTCTCGTTATCTTTGGTGCAATAttctccaccttcatcgGTGCTGTGCCTTACTTCTGTTAACAAtgttcttttccttgccattGCACCCCTTGCGCTTGTCATCATCGACTTGGAGAAACCAGAAGAATTGGTCACAATAGATCTACCAAAGCCAACCCCCGAAAAAGGCTCACAACGTACCAAAGAATCGCCAGTCGTCAGCCAGCTATTTGCCGATCCCACAGCCAGACATCTGTTAATATCTACCAGCTCAGGGGATACGTTTTATCTTCCTATTAGCCCGGGAAATGCTGCCATTCAATCTCGACGACCACGACCGCTGAGATTAAGGCAGAGTATAACAGCAGCAGGTTGGTCTCCTATCTCGGGAGTGACAGTAGACGCAAACGGAGAGGGGACAGGGCAGGGCAAAGGGGACGCCGTCACACCTCCATCGACGGATGTTCTTCTGGGAACAACGAACGGTCAAATCCTCTCGTTGCTCTTGCCACCTCAAGACGATATTTTCAAATCTGTATCTATTGGTATGAGCAAACCCGTTGAGCGAGACCTGCAAACTGTGTATACCCTTCCAGATCAGCAGCCTGTGGCTGGTATTGGCTTCGGCTTCTGGCCAGCCAACGGCTCTTCATCGGACCGTCATCATAaaggtgggaagaagggggcTGGAAAACGCGCATGGGTGGTCATCACCACTAAGGAGAGGCTGTACGAAGTGCAAGGGAATGTCAGCACGACAACAGCGGGAGGGAAGACAGGAGGTTGGGCGGAAGAACTTTTTAAGCCAATCAGAAACAGTACTCCCAAGTTCCAAGAGCTCCCTGGAGATATTGTGAATCCATCCCTGGTTTTCTACACTCCATCCACGCCTgcccaatcttcttcaacgcTTCCGGCGCCTTCTGCCATCGCCTGGTTGACAG CTCCCGGACTGTACACTTCCAGCCTTTCAAGTGCTCCGTCTAATGATATCCTTTTGAGACCGTCCCTTATACCATATCCGATTTTTGATGATTCAGCTCTTCATGACTTTGCACCTAGGCCGGCTccatcatcgccatccCTACCTGCAATACCTATTGCAGTGGCTGTCACTCAATGGCACTGGCTTTTACTTTACTCGGACAGAGTAGCTGGTGTATCAAGGGAGAACGAGAAAGTTGTTTGGGAAGAAAAGCTTCCTTTG TCCGTAGACGAAAAGGCCATTGGCATGTCCGCAGACCCCGTTTCCCGAACATTTTGGATATACACCAATAAATCCATATTGGAGATCTTGGTGCGAAACGAGGACAGGGATATATGGCGTGCAAAGCTGGAGAAAGGGGAGTATACAGAAGCACTTAATTTTGCCAAG ACACTTTCACAAAAGGACGTTATCCTTTCCAAGCAAGGTGACTATCTATTCGAACAAGGACGGTATATTCAATCTGCCCAATGTTACTCCCAGACAAACCGGAGCTTTGAATACGTCACGTTAAGATTCATTGATGCAGATGAGCGAGATGCCTTGAGAATTTACCTGTCGGAAAGACTGAATCGACTGGATAAAAAG CAACGCACGCAACGAATGATGCTCGCCACATGGCTAATAGagatcttcctcaacaagTGGAATGCGCTCGAAGATTTACTGGCGATTGACTCTGCCAACACGGATATGGACAGCTTGAACATCGAGAGGCAAATAACCGAAGAGGATCTTAAAGAGTTCATGAATACTTACCAA AACGATCTCGAATCTAAGGTGGTATATGAACTGATCCAAAGCCATGGAAGAACCGATCTATATCTGTTCTATGCCACCTTGATCAAGGATCATGGGAAAGTTATTGAGCATTGGATAACGGAGGAACAGTGGTTGAAAGCCATCGAAGCCTTGAGTCGTCAG AACACCATTGAATTGTACTACCGATTTGCCTCCATTCTCATGCGTCACGCTCCAAAGGAAACTGTTGACTCTTGGATCCGTCAACCTGCTCTTTCACCTCGTCGCCTTATCCCAGCCATCCTTCAACAGCATCGGCGCTCCGAACCCATGTCATCCAACCATGCCGTCCGATATCTTTCGCATGTCATACATCATCAATCATGTACTGACACCACAATATATAACCTTTTACTTACATTCTACGCTACAGACCCGGATCCCGATGATGGGCCTTTAATACGATTCCTGTCCTCTTGCCCAGATGATCCCGAGACAGAAAGGCCTTATTACGATCTGGATTATGCCTTGAGGACATGTAAACAGCACGGAAGAATACAGCCTTGCGTGTTGATATATTCAAAATTGGGGCTGTATGAGAGCAGCGTGGATCTAGCACTGGACAAGGGTGATCTGGAGCTGGCGAAAGAAAATGCTGATAAGCCGGAGGATGACGACGTactgaggaagaagttgtGGTTAAAGATTGCAAAATATGTAGTacaagaacaaaaggaCATCAAGAG CGCCATGCAATTCCTTGGATCGACCAATCTACTCAAGATCGAAGATATCTTACCCTTTTTCCCAGACTTCGTTGTCATCGACGATTTCAAAATCGAGATCTGCTCAGCTTTGGAAGAGTACTCCGCTCGCATCGATGCTCTCAAGGCTGAAATGGATGAGGCCATCACCTCCTCAGAGTCTATTAAACGCGACATCTCCAACCTGGCTAAGCGCTTCGTCACCGTTGAACAGTCTGACAAATGTTGGAAGTGTGGATTAGAGTTAGTAAGCAGGCAATTTTACGTGTTCCCTTGTCAGCATCAATTCCACGGCGATTGTCTAATCTCCATG GCAATGGAATACCTGCCATCGCCCTCGCTTCGACGTATTCTTCGTCTCCAGAATGAACTTGTGTCTCGCTCAGGGCCATCTTTCGGTCGCCATCTCCTTTCATCCAACTTCACGCCCTCTGGGTCTGGTAGTAGCACCCCAGGACGCGGCAAAGAACACCCCTTTCGCCAAGCACCTGCATCTTCCAACGTTGCTACAGACCTCTTGTTGGGAGGTGTAACCGGTCGTAATAAGTTGATTGCGGCGGGTGACAAGCTTAGAGAGTTAATCATACCTGATGCTCTTGCTCAAGCAGTATCTATGGTGAGCGTTGgtgttggtgttggtggtACTGGAGAAGCCAAGAAGGGCGGGAAGCGGGAAAAACCTGATGACAGTCGGGCGGAAGAGTTTAGAAATGAGCTGGATGCGCTTGTGGCATCTAACTGTCCGCTTTGTGAGGGTGCAGTCATGAGCTTGGATAAGCCTTTTATCGCTTTATCGGAGGATACTGCAGACTGGGAGGTGTAG
- a CDS encoding expressed protein has protein sequence MPPFARRQARQISQVRGENTPVTGTARLQSVVPQRRRIEIVLPARSRRTPINRQSRIAPSHPPSPANPSSSEPESTTSAIASSSPPSSASEISAPPVIERRRIEAVLMDCAAQGIDVDSWNITMSPSHYYQTFCNTLSIATIGSQGSHIYSQVKDDGMYAKWVLIGDAGCRLLIAPEYKRRLIRAIKQKRPIHPSTSSCKLTDAPFTMSCFELMEHLTSIGCRAIRIQLYGQKLPLHPRFFPQAPEEPVHYLAETNQWDIGVTYRSNKIFLFAPTKGVSSGMDVYPMLIPISKDFGSISVKMSARGKECRVKIYPRLVHVLKSIRGQLQKYNSKTMSGLMKQMTAAQELLKEITSMDEEECGGFRIEVSLNTFTLEEARTLAVESQLLEPETWLLEGGPAYVQPYKLCLKLVTKAELLTNANRLVRVAVEQRLLTGDGNRHSEEWEKKVVADVFAAIGWNNGKRRLTKSTSTDAWWITGQGDTADDPRNEGDQILMDINRVE, from the coding sequence ATGCCTCCTTTCGCAAGAAGACAAGCCAGGCAAATTTCACAAGTTCGTGGAGAAAATACGCCTGTTACAGGGACAGCAAGGCTTCAAAGCGTTGTCCCacagagaaggaggattgAGATAGTTCTTCCAGCCAGGTCAAGAAGGACTCCTATCAACCGACAGTCACGTATtgctccatctcatcctccatcaccaGCaaatccttcctcttcagagCCTGAATCGACAACATCAGCCATtgcatcctcatctccacccAGCTCTGCATCAGAGATTTCAGCTCCTCCTGTTAtcgagaggaggaggatagaaGCTGTGCTCATGGATTGTGCAGCTCAAGGAATTGATGTTGATTCTTGGAACATAACTATGTCCCCGTCTCATTACTATCAGACGTTCTGCAATACCCTTTCCATTGCAACAATAGGCTCTCAAGGCTCTCATATTTACAGCCAGGTGAAGGACGACGGCATGTATGCAAAATGGGTTCTCATTGGAGATGCAGGATGCAGGTTGCTGATTGCTCCGGAATACAAACGCCGTTTAATCCGGGCCATTAAACAAAAAAGGCCGATTCATCCATCCACCAGCAGCTGCAAGTTAACTGATGCCCCATTCACCATGTCATGTTTCGAACTCATGGAGCATCTAACAAGCATTGGTTGCAGAGCCATACGCATCCAGCTGTATGGCCAAAAGCTTCCCCTGCATCCCCGTTTCTTCCCCCAAGCCCCTGAGGAACCTGTCCATTATTTGGCAGAGACGAATCAGTGGGACATCGGTGTTACATACCGATCAAATAAAATATTCCTCTTTGCTCCGACCAAAGGTGTCTCTTCAGGCATGGATGTATATCCAATGCTGATACCGATATCTAAGGACTTTGGGAGCATTAGTGTGAAGATGTCTGcgagagggaaagagtgCAGGGTAAAAATCTATCCGCGTCTCGTCCACGTCCTCAAATCCATCCGTGGGCAGCTACAAAAATATAATTCCAAGACTATGTCTGGGTTAATGAAACAGATGACAGCTGCCCAAGAACTACTGAAAGAGATCACCTCcatggacgaggaggaatgtGGCGGATTTCGAATTGAAGTATCCCTCAACACCTTCACGTTGGAAGAGGCCCGAACTCTCGCAGTCGAATCACAGCTCCTAGAGCCTGAGACTTGGCTACTGGAGGGAGGCCCGGCCTACGTACAGCCGTACAAACTCTGTCTCAAGCTGGTGACGAAGGCAGAACTTCTTACCAATGCAAACAGATTGGTAAGAGTGGCGGTAGAGCAAAGGTTGCTAACAGGTGATGGAAACAGGCATTCagaagaatgggagaagaaggtcgtgGCAGATGTCTTTGCCGCTATCGGATGGAATAACGGCAAAAGGCGTCTGACCAAATCGACCAGCACTGACGCCTGGTGGATTACTGGACAGGGAGATACCGCTGATGACCCCCGCAATGAGGGGGATCAGATCTTAATGGATATCAACCGTGTTGAATGA